Proteins encoded in a region of the Salminus brasiliensis chromosome 2, fSalBra1.hap2, whole genome shotgun sequence genome:
- the LOC140549601 gene encoding uncharacterized protein produces the protein MNTLAEGTRRQDYYSTQHLSLDVVLAKHKTSLKNRYESLCEGVKTQENKTLLNRIYTQLYIIEGEREGVNEQHEVLQMEKTLREHKHDTPINCTDVFKHQKCLEIEMTEDNTRPGTDEDRNDEEPEVKPLRTVLTKGIAGIGKTVSVQKFILDWAEGKANQDVELMFVLPFRELNLIKDHQYSLHQLLCDFHPELKDLDPEIYDVCKAVIIFDGLDESRIPLKFKECDQVSDVTMTSSVGVLMTNLIRGELLPSALIWITCRPAAANQIPPTYIDRLTEIQGFNDPQKEEYFRKRISDQDQAQKIISHIKKARSLHIMCHIPIFCWISATVLQQIIKHHHTEIPKTLTQMYSHFLLTQINMKCEKYEKKKMRNPKKMLESNRTMLLKLAKLAFKQLMEGNVMFYEEDLRESGIDVTEASVYSGIFTEIFREDCVLDRRKVYCFVHLSFQEFLAAVYVFHCYKNKKKTPLQVFLPQYREWAKKAPLDKLLKGAVEIAVQSQNGHLDLFLRFLLGISLQSNQSLLQGLLRQMHCSSEKTIHYIKELIKGDSTQNHISTERSINLFLCLIEMNDQSLSREVQQYLTSDKRSGQSLSPGQCSALACMLLISEDVLDELDMTKYNTTSEGYRRLIPAVTVCRRAILTGCNLTRESCEVLCSALQSANCSLRELDLSNNDLQDSGVELLSAGLKSSHCKLETLRLVLCNLGEKSCEHLGSALQSANSSLKELDLRNNDLQDSGVVLLSAGLVSSRCRLETLRLVLCKLGRRACEALCSALQSVNSSLRELDLSNNDLQDSGVELLSAGLKSSHCRLETLRLALCKLGGQACEHLGSALQSEPSSLKYLDLSNNDLQDSGIEQLSVGLRGFYCKLQTLRLVFCNLGGEACENLGSVLQSENSSLKELDLSYNDLQDSRMEFISAALRSSYCTLETLRLALCNLGEKACENLGSALHLGKSALKELDLSNNDLQDSGVVWLSAGLKSSHCKLETLRLAFCKFSSCEYLGSALKSGKSSLRQLDLSNNDLQDSGVELLSAGLKSSHCRLETLRLSGCMVTEEGCSSLESALKSNPSHLRELDLTYNHPGVSGVKLLSDLQEDPHCKLRTVLVRFGGKDRIKPDLKKYGCKITLDPNTAHKRLTLSEGNSKAQWVKTKQPYLRHPDRFRNFQQVLSAEALTARCYWETECRGRAVIVAVSYRGIGRSGGSDSGFGYNDHSWSLLCYSNSYSVWHNNQETRIPSTLSHSSRVGAYLDWEAGTLSFYSISSDTHTLTHLHTFSSSFSEPLYAGFWVDYNSSVRVCEIE, from the exons ATGAACACTCTGGCTGAAGGAACCAGACGCCAGGATTATTACTCAACACAACATCTCTCGCTGGACGTAGTCTTAGCAAAACATAAaactagtctgaagaacaggtACGAGAGCTTATGTGAGGGAGTCAAAACACAAGAGAATAAAACCCTCCTGAACAGGATTTACACTCAGCTCTACATCAtcgagggagagagggaaggggtgaaTGAACAACACGAGGTTCTACAGATGGAGAAGACCCTCAGAGAGCACAAACATGATACTCCGATTAACTGCACAGATGTCTTTAAACATCAGAAATGTCTTGAAATAGAAATGACAGAAGACAACACTAGACCTGGGACTGATGAAGACAGAAATGATGAAGAACCAGAAGTGAAACCACTCAGAACAGTGCTGACTAAAGGCATTGCTGGAATTGGAAAAACTGTCTCTGTGCAGAAGTTCATTCTGGACTGGGCTGAAGGAAAAGCCAATCAGGATGTAGAGCTGATGTTTGTTCTTCCGTTCCGGGAGCTGAACCTGATTAAGGACCATCAGTACAGTCTTCATCAACTTCTGTGTGATTTCCATCCTGAGCTCAAAGATCTGGACCCAGAGATCTATGATGTGTGTAAAGCTGTGATCATATTTGATGGTCTGGATGAAAGCAGAATTCCACTGAAGTTTAAGGAGTGTGATCAAGTGTCTGATGTAACCATGACATCATCAGTGGGTGTGTTGATGACCAACCTCATCAGAGGAGAGCTGCTTCCCTCCGCCCTCATCTGGATCACCTGCCGACcagcagcagccaatcagatcccTCCTACATACATTGACCGTTTAACAGAAATCCAGGGATTCAATGACCCACAGAAGGAGGAGTACTTCAGGAAGAGGATCAGTGACCAAGACCAAGCCCAGAAGATCatctcccacattaagaaaGCAAGGAGCCTCCACATCATGTGCCACATTCCCATCTTCTGCTGGATCTCAGCCACTGTGCTTCAGCAAATCATCAAACATCACCACACAGAGATCCCTAAAACTCTCACTCAAATGTACTCCCACTTCCTGCTCACTCAGATCAACATGAAATGTGAGAAAtatgagaagaagaagatgagaaaCCCAAAGAAAATGCTGGAATCCAACAGAACCATGCTCCTGAAACTGGCTAAACTGGCCTTCAAACAGCTGATGGAGGGCAATGTGATGTTCTATGAagaggacctgagagagagCGGCATTGACGTCACTGAGGCCTCGGTGTACTCTGGGATCTTCACTGAGATCTTCAGGGAGGACTGTGTGCTTGACAGGAGGAAGGTCTACTGCTTTGTTCATCTGAGCTTTCAGGAGTTCCTGGCTGCTGTTTATGTGTTTCACTGCTACAAGAACAAGAAGAAGACGCCGCTCCAGGTGTTTCTGCCACAGTACCGAGAATGGGCGAAGAAAGCTCCACTGGACAAGCTTCTGAAAGGAGCAGTGGAGATAGCTGTACAGAGTCAGAATGGACACCTGGATCTTTTCCTCCGTTTCCTGCTGGGCATCTCGCTGCAGTCCAACCAGAGCCTCCTACAGGGTCTACTGAGACAGATGCACTGCAGCTCAGAGAAAACCATTCACTACATCAAGGAGTTAATCAAAGGAGACAGTACGCAGAATCACATCTCCACTGAGAGATCCATCAACCTGTTCCTCTGTCTCATTGAAATGAATGACCAGTCTCTCTCCAGAGAAGTTCAGCAGTATCTGACCTCAGACAAACGCTCAGGACAGAGTCTCTCTCCTGGACAATGTTCAGCACTGGCCTGCATGCTTCTGATCTCAGAGGATGTTCTGGATGAACTGGACATGacaaaatacaacacaacatCAGAGGGCTACAGGAGGCTGATCCCGGCTGTGACTGTCTGCAGGAGAGCTAT ACTAACTGGCTGTAACCTCACCAGGGAGTCCTGTGAGGTTCTCTGCTCAGCTCTACAATCAGCGAACTGCTCCCTCAgagagctggacctcagtaacaatgacctgcaggactcaggagtggagctgctctctgctggactgaagagttcacactgtaaactggagacactcag ACTGGTTCTCTGTAATCTTGGGGAAAAGTCCTGTGAACATCTGGGATCTGCTCTACAATCAGCAAactcctccctgaaagagctggacctccgtaacaatgacctgcaggactCAGGAGTGGTGCTGCTCTCGGCTGGACTGGTCAGTTCTCGCTGTAGACTGGAGACACTCAG ACTGGTTCTCTGTAAGCTTGGGAGAAGAGCCTGTGAGGCTCTCTGCTCAGCTCTACAGTCAGTGAACTCCTCCCTGAgagagctggacctcagtaacaatgacctgcaggactcaggagtggagctgctctctgctggactgaagagttctCACTGTAGACTGGAGACACTCAG aCTAGCTCTTTGTAAACTTGGGGGTCAAGCCTGTGAACATCTGGGATCAGCTCTCCAATCAGAACCTTCCTCCCTGAAATAtctggacctcagtaacaatgacctgcaggactCAGGAATTGAGCAGCTTTCTGTTGGACTGAGAGGTTTCTACTGTAAACTGCAGACACTCAG GCTGGTTTTCTGTAATCTTGGGGGTGAAGCCTGTGAAAATCTGGGGTCTGTGCTGCAGTCAGAAAactcctccctgaaagagctggacctcagttATAATGATCTACAGGATTCGAGAATGGAGTTCATCTCTGCTGCACTGAGGAGTTCGTACTGTACGCTGGAGACACTCAG ACTGGCTCTCTGTAATCTGGGGGAAAAGGCTTGTGAAAATCTGGGATCAGCTCTCCATCTGGGAAAGTCGGCACTGAAAGAAttggacctcagtaacaatgacctgcaggactCAGGCGTGGTCTGGCTGTCggctggactgaagagttctcactgtaaactggagacactcag ATTAGCTTTCTGTAAATTTAGCTCTTGTGAATATCTGGGATCAGCTCTAAAATCAGGCAAGTCCAGTCTGAGAcagctggacctcagtaacaatgacctgcaggactcaggagtggagctgctctctgctggactgaagagttctCACTGTAGACTGGAGACACTCAG ATTGTCTGGGTGTATGGTAACAGAGGAAGGCTGTTCTTCTCTGGAATCAGCTCTGAAATCAAACCCCTCTCATCTGAGGGAACTGGATCTGACCTATAATCACCCAGGAGTGTCCGGAGTGAAGCTGCTGTCTGATCTACAGGAGGATCCACACTGCAAACTCAGGACCGTATT GGTGAGGTTTGGAGGGAAGGACAGGATCAAACCGGATCTAAAGAAAT ATGGCTGTAAGATCACTCTGGACCCGAACACCGCACACAAGCGCCTCACTCTGTCCGAGGGGAACAGCAAGGCTCAGTGGGTGAAAACCAAGCAGCCGTACCTTCGTCACCCGGACAGATTTAGGAACTTCCAGCAGGTTCTGAGCGCGGAGGCTCTAACTGCACGCTGCTACTGGGAGACCGAGTGCAGGGGGAGGGCGGTCATTGTGGCCGTGTCCTACAGAGGGATCGGTAGGAGTGGAGGTTCTGACAGTGGGTTTGGCTACAATGATCATTCCTGGAGTCTGCTCTGCTACAGTAACAGTTACTCTGTCTGGCACAACAACCAGGAAACCAGGATACCCAGCACCCTCTCTCACTCCAGCAGAGTAGGAGCGTATCTGGACTGGGAGGCTGGcactctgtccttctacagcatctcctctgacacacacacactgacccactTACACACATTCAGCTCCAGCTTCAGCGAGCCGCTGTACGCTGGGTTTTGGGTGGACTATAACTCCTCAGTGCGAGTGTGTGAGATAGAATAG
- the mcl1a gene encoding induced myeloid leukemia cell differentiation protein Mcl-1a, which translates to MDRTAAAISFLCDGANPGLFKKDKEGQLDCTDRPDLAVLEGLQVPPGSAKASLGGGSLPESPQSPSDDFLLDFSPGCRGALEEDTRRLIGDFYRAYTGQKLQYQHPALQTMSRVVEGVIHKHRIAYNGMVKRLNLEKQNENMEFISNVSATLFSDGTTNWGRIASLVAFGAVVCERLMEAGREQCVDTVAGHISTYLSTHQDQWLVNNKAWDGFVEFFREDDSESRVRNALMAIAGFAGLGAGLALLMR; encoded by the exons ATGGACCGAACCGCCGCCGCCATCAGCTTCCTGTGTGACGGAGCGAACCCAGGGCTGTTTAAGAAGGACAAGGAGGGTCAGCTGGACTGTACGGACCGGCCCGACCTGGCTGTCCTGGAGGGTCTGCAGGTTCCGCCCGGCTCCGCGAAAGCCTCCCTGGGCGGAGGGTCTCTGCCCGAGTCCCCGCAGTCCCCCTCCGACGACTTCCTGCTGGACTTTAGCCCGGGCTGCCGCGGGGCGCTGGAGGAGGACACCCGCCGCCTGATCGGGGACTTTTACCGCGCTTACACGGGCCAGAAGCTCCAGTACCAGCACCCGGCTCTGCAGACGATGAGCAGGGTCGTGGAGGGGGTGATTCACAAACACCGCATCGCCTACAACG GAATGGTCAAGCGGCTGAATTTGGAAAAGCAGAACGAGAACATGGAGTTTATTAGCAACGTGTCTGCGACCCTGTTCAGCGACGGAACCACCAACTGGGGCCGGATCGCCAGCCTGGTGGCCTTCGGAGCGGTAGTGTGTGAACGGCTGATGGAGGCGGGCAGAGAGCAGTGTGTGGACACCGTGGCTGGACACATCTCCACTTACCTCAGCACACACCAAGACCAGTGGCTCGTCAACAACAAAGCCTGG gacGGCTTTGTGGAGTTCTTCCGCGAAGACGACTCTGAGTCTCGCGTCCGCAACGCCCTCATGGCCATCGCGGGATTTGCAGGACTGGGGGCAGGGCTAGCACTACTGATGCGCTGA
- the LOC140549751 gene encoding uncharacterized protein: MTVHYSIHYSIHYSVHYSIHYSVHYSVHYSIHYSIHYSIHYTIHYSVHYSVHYSIHYSIHYSIHYTIHYSIHYSVHYSVHYSVHYSIHYSVHYSVHYPIHYSIHYSVHYSIHYSIHYSIHYSVHYSIHYSIHYSVHYSIHYSVHYSVHYSIHYSIHYSIHYTIHYSVHYSVHYSIHYSIHYSIHYTIHYSIHYSVHYSVHYSVHYSIHYSVHYSVHYPIHYSIHYSVHYPIHYSIHYSVHYSVHYSIHYSVHYSVHYSIHYSIHYSIHYSVHYSIHYSIHYSVHYSIHYSVHYSIHYSIHYSVHYSIHYSVHYSIHYSIHYSVHYSIHYSIHYSVHYSVHYSIHYSIHYSVHYSIHYSVHYSIHYSIHYSIHYSVHYSIHYSVHYSIHYSIHYSVHYSIHYSIHYSIHYSVHYSIHYSVHYSVHYPIHYSIHYSVHYSIQYSVHYSIHYSVHYPIHYSVHYSIHYSVHYSIHYSVHYPIHYSIHYSVHYSIHYSVHYSVHYPIHYSIHYSIHYSIHYSVFRDSRRTSSFKPLVAALKRLLAADFWLKRPHYAFICMNPSALGISLTAVSSHYHDHFVQDTALLEAFQQRDLWPG; encoded by the exons ATGACTG tccactactccatccactactccATTCACTACTCCGtccactactccatccactactccGTCCACTACTCCGTCCACTACTCCATtcactactccatccactactccatccactacacCATTCACTACTCCGTCCACTACTCCGTCCACTACTCCATtcactactccatccactactccatccactacacCATtcactactccatccactactccGTTCACTACTCCGTCCACTACTCCGtccactactccatccactactcaGTCCACTACTCAGTCCACTACCCCAtccactactccatccactactccGTCCACTACTCCATtcactactccatccactactccatccactactcagtccactactccatccactactccATTCACTACTCCGtccactactccatccactactccGTCCACTACTCCGTCCACTACTCCATtcactactccatccactactccatccactacacCATTCACTACTCCGTCCACTACTCCGTCCACTACTCCATtcactactccatccactactccatccactacacCATtcactactccatccactactccGTTCACTACTCCGTCCACTACTCCGtccactactccatccactactcaGTCCACTACTCAGTCCACTACCCCAtccactactccatccactactcaGTCCACTACCCCAtccactactccatccactactcagtccactactcagtccactactccatccactactcagtccactactcagtccactactccatccactactccatccactactccatccactactcagtccactactccatccactactccatccactactcagtccactactccatccactactcagtccactactccatccactactccatccactactcagtccactactccatccactactcagtccactactccatccactactccatccactactcaGTCCACTACTCCATtcactactccatccactactcagtccactactcagtccactactccatccactactccatccactactcagtccactactccatccactactcagtccactactccatccactactccattcactactccatccactactcagtccactactccatccactactcagtccactactccatccactactccatccactactcagtccactactccatccactactccattcactactccatccactactcagtccactactccatccactactcaGTCCACTACTCAGTCCACTACCCCAtccactactccatccactactcagtccactactccatccagtactcagtccactactccatccactactcaGTCCACTACCCCATCCACTACTCAGtccactactccatccactactcagtccactactccatccactactcaGTCCACTACCCCAtccactactccatccactactcagtccactactccatccactactcaGTCCACTACTCAGTCCACTACCCCAtccactactccatccactactccatccactactccatccactactca GTTTTCCGGGACTCCAGACGCACCAGCAGCTTCAAACCCCTGGTTGCTGCTTTGAAAAGACTTTTAGCAGCTGATTTCTGGCTGAAACGTCCTCATTACGCCTTCATCTGCATGAACCCGTCTGCGCTCGGAATCAGCCTCACAGCCGTCTCCTCTCACTACCACGATCACTTTGTCCAGGACACTGCACTGCTAGAGGCTTTCCAGCAGAGAGACCTGTGGCCTGGTTGA
- the LOC140549606 gene encoding uncharacterized protein gives MENHPSFLEGGGGGEPSCVFTKTDQSMGEPLKLSGQRGEPSYSSMRSDQSKGEPLWFSKGGGVSVKSDQSMSEPLWFSRRGGEPSSVSMKTDQSMGEPLKLSGQRGEPSYSSMRSDQSKGEPLWFSSGGGELNSVSMKTDPCLRRVSRRGGELSSVSMKTDQSMGEPLKLSGQRGEPSYSSMRSDQSKGEPLWFSSGGGELNSVSMKTDPCLRRVSRRGGELSSVSMKTDQSMGEPLKLSGQRGEPSHSSMRSDQSKGEPLWFSKGGGVSVKSDQSMSEPLWFSRRGGEPSSVSMKTDQSMGEPLKLSGQRGEPSCSSMRSDQSKGEPLWFSKGGGELNSVSMKTDPCLRRVSRRGGGLSSVSMKTDPCLRRVSRRGGGLSSVSMKTDQSMSEPLWFSREEGEPSSVSMIDQSVQEPLKSIKKEEEPFGGKSDQPIENCPGFSDSW, from the coding sequence ATGGAGAACCACCCTAGTTTTcttgaaggaggaggaggaggggaacCAAGCTGTGTGTTCACAAAGACTGACCAGTCCATGGGGGAACCTCTAAAGCTCAGTGGACAACGAGGAGAACCCAGCTATTCCTCTATGAGGAGTGACCAGTCCAAGGGGGAACCTTTATGGTTCAGCAAAGGGGGAGGTGTGTCTGTGAAGAGTGACCAGTCCATGTCTGAGCCTCTGTGGTTTAGCAGACGTGGAGGAGAACCCAGCAGTGTGTCTATGAAGACTGACCAGTCCATGGGGGAACCTCTAAAGCTCAGCGGACAACGAGGAGAACCCAGCTATTCCTCTATGAGGAGTGACCAGTCCAAGGGGGAACCTTTATGGTTCAGCAGTGGGGGAGGAGAACTCAACAGTGTGTCTATGAAGACTGACCCTTGTCTTCGAAGAGTCAGCAGAAGGGGAGGAGAACTCAGCAGTGTGTCTATGAAGACTGACCAGTCCATGGGGGAACCTCTAAAGCTCAGTGGACAACGAGGAGAACCCAGCTATTCCTCTATGAGGAGTGACCAGTCCAAGGGGGAACCTTTATGGTTCAGCAGTGGGGGAGGAGAACTCAACAGTGTGTCTATGAAGACTGACCCTTGTCTTCGAAGAGTCAGCAGAAGGGGAGGAGAACTCAGCAGTGTGTCTATGAAGACTGACCAGTCCATGGGGGAACCTCTAAAGCTCAGTGGACAACGAGGAGAACCCAGCCATTCCTCTATGAGGAGTGACCAGTCCAAGGGGGAACCTTTATGGTTCAGCAAAGGGGGAGGTGTGTCTGTGAAGAGTGACCAGTCCATGTCTGAGCCTCTGTGGTTTAGCAGACGTGGAGGAGAACCCAGCAGTGTGTCTATGAAGACTGACCAGTCCATGGGGGAACCTCTAAAGCTCAGCGGACAACGAGGAGAACCCAGCTGTTCCTCTATGAGGAGTGACCAGTCCAAGGGGGAACCTTTATGGTTCAGCAAAGGGGGAGGAGAACTCAACAGTGTGTCTATGAAGACTGACCCTTGTCTTCGAAGAGTCAGCAGAAGGGGAGGAGGACTCAGCAGTGTGTCTATGAAGACTGACCCTTGTCTTCGAAGAGTCAGCAGAAGGGGAGGAGGACTCAGCAGTGTGTCTATGAAGACTGACCAGTCCATGTCTGAGCCTCTGTGGTTCAGCAGAGAGGAAGGAGAACCCAGCAGTGTGTCCATGATTGACCAGTCAGTGCAGGAACCTCTAAAGTCCATcaagaaagaagaagaacccTTTGGTGGGAAAAGTGACCAGCCCATTGAGAACTGTCCTGGTTTCAGTGATTCATGGTGA